From a single Helicoverpa armigera isolate CAAS_96S chromosome 7, ASM3070526v1, whole genome shotgun sequence genomic region:
- the LOC126056042 gene encoding uncharacterized protein LOC126056042 translates to MEFGKDQDNESNIDQDYSNQRKKIVNIYNNIKRELIFEYFTGIYRFQLIDGELRTPNWKLKALGILIVSIYTAAFIWFIIPDPSDCITGLHLFLNNIDDFPCIVVLIQYIASMITCNFLMNSKNIRSITLLGEVDTILQVEKIEDFYKKIESKLNKYLILLILTHFIHGVLDVFSSDDIVWEMTILPLYLNQKIVVLIFCSYVIMLNSRLRLINSYLREFIQEQDKRSVPVFTVRDTKTKNEKTLNFIGRPSIRNTKIRDLATTYDIMGEICFMVNEIFNFQIFISLVTTFTFIVITIWTSLNVYRKPDYQSSQLINVLIWCMNMICNVAAMSFACERLLVLRNETRILVNKIIMNYNLPKTMRVQAKAFMELVEAWPLRIYVYDMFSIDITLMLKFISVATTYLIVLIQISHFI, encoded by the coding sequence ATGGAGTTCGGAAAAGATCAGGACAATGAATCAAACATTGACCAAGACTACAGTAACCAAAGAAAGAAAATCGTCAATATCTATAACAACATAAAACGTGAACTCATTTTTGAATACTTCACTGGGATTTACCGATTTCAACTCATCGACGGCGAGCTTCGTACCCCAAATTGGAAATTGAAGGCATTAGGAATTCTCATCGTTTCAATCTACACTGCTGCTTTCATCTGGTTCATAATTCCAGATCCTTCAGACTGTATTACTGGACTACATCTTTTCTTAAACAATATTGACGATTTCCCTTGTATTGTTGTACTCATTCAATACATCGCTTCGATGATAACTTGCAATTTTCTCATGAACTCGAAGAACATTCGTTCAATCACGTTGCTTGGAGAAGTGGATACTATACTCCAGGTAGAAAAAATCGAAGACTTTTACAAGAAAATAGAATCTAAACTGAATAAGTACTTGATTCTTTTGATTTTAACTCATTTCATACACGGCGTTTTGGATGTGTTTAGCTCGGATGATATTGTATGGGAAATGACAATTTTGCCACTAtatttaaaccaaaaaatagttgtgttaatattttgttccTATGTTATCATGCTGAACAGTAGATTGAGGCTCATTAATAGCTACTTGAGAGAATTCATTCAAGAGCAAGATAAGAGAAGCGTTCCAGTTTTCACAGTCAGGGACACAAAAACGAAGAATGAGAAAACTTTGAATTTCATTGGACGTCCCTCAATACGAAATACTAAAATAAGAGATCTGGCAACAACGTATGACATCATGGGAGAAATATGTTTCAtggtaaatgaaatatttaacttcCAGATCTTTATATCCCTTGTGACTACATTTACGTTTATAGTCATTACTATTTGGACATCCCTGAACGTGTACCGTAAACCAGATTATCAGTCCAGTCAGCTGATAAACGTGTTGATTTGGTGTATGAATATGATATGTAATGTCGCAGCCATGTCATTTGCTTGTGAACGACTTCTTGTACTACGTAATGAGACAAGAATACTTGTGAATAAGATAATAATGAATTACAACCTGCCAAAGACGATGAGAGTGCAAGCTAAAGCATTCATGGAACTCGTGGAGGCCTGGCCGCTACGTATCTATGTATACGATATGTTCTCCATAGATATCACACTCATGTTGAAGTTTATAAGTGTGGCGACAACCTATTTAATTGTACTTATACAAATATCTCACTTTATCTAA
- the LOC110377496 gene encoding uncharacterized protein LOC110377496 produces the protein MKSISIFVITINVVWFFSFAAYDLDLPSVDDVTSYKFMNLICIIFMFLQFFASASTTFTFNTSNICIIRMLAKVDTMLKIKNLSNFYKKSSLDTNIYLALVITTQILVNITDFLTVHISWAITAGFLDFVQRLEIAAFCIYVGLLKGRLNMVNHYLKTFVDDQGKKAATALTIEFRRGIIENFTFIGQVRENNTKIRELAKIYVMIGQICSKVNEIFNMQILTILMNTFITMIDMMWTCLVMYRAPTSPKLGVLINVTLSCCTWISFIAMMSLTCERFLYVRNETKILVNKIIMNYDLPTTMRDQAKAFMQLVEAWPLRIHIYDMFSVDISLTLSFIGVATTYLIVLIQVIKFF, from the coding sequence ATGAAATCGATATCCATTTTCGTCATCACCATAAATGTCGTGTGGTTCTTTTCATTTGCTGCGTACGACTTAGATCTTCCTAGTGTTGACGATGTTACCTCCTATAAATTTATGAACTTAATTTGCATTATATTTATGTTCCTTCAGTTCTTTGCTAGTGCGTCAACTACTTTCACTTTCAATACATCCAATATTTGCATTATTAGAATGCTTGCCAAGGTAGACACCatgttaaaaatcaaaaatcttagtaatttttacaaaaaatccaGCTTGGATACGAACATATACCTGGCTTTAGTTATAACAACTCAGATACTCGTCAATATTACTGATTTTCTTACTGTACATATTTCATGGGCAATAACTGCTGGATTCCTTGATTTTGTGCAAAGACTGGAAATTGCAGCCTTTTGTATATACGTTGGCTTACTAAAGGGCAGACTGAATATGGTAAACCACTATTTGAAAACATTTGTTGATGATCAAGGGAAGAAAGCTGCAACAGCCCTTACAATAGAATTCAGAAGAGGAATAATTGAAAATTTCACTTTTATTGGACAAGTCAGAGAGAACAACACTAAGATACGAGAACTAGCGAAGATTTATGTCATGATCGGACAAATTTGTTCCAAGGTTAACGAAATATTCAACATGCAAATTCTCACGATACTAATGAACACCTTCATAACTATGATTGACATGATGTGGACCTGTCTGGTAATGTATCGAGCACCAACATCTCCAAAATTGGGTGTTTTAATTAACGTAACACTGTCTTGCTGTACTTGGATATCGTTCATAGCTATGATGTCGCTTACGTGTGAACGATTTCTTTACGTGCGCAACGAAACAAAAATTCTTGTGAACAAAATTATCATGAACTATGATCTGCCGACGACAATGAGAGATCAAGCTAAAGCGTTCATGCAACTCGTGGAGGCGTGGCCGTTGCGTATCCACATTTACGATATGTTTTCAGTGGACATTTCGCTGACTCTAAGCTTTATAGGTGTGGCTACAACTTACTTGATTGTTCTCATTCAAGTAATTAAGTTCTTTTGA
- the LOC110377488 gene encoding juvenile hormone-binding protein, whose product MAVYRSLILLAFASCVLSEESIFTACSKNDIKCLIKSTESFMANTFNGMPDNNMKATDPLIIPELKVVMDEDLGLASEFKNINITGLKNLQVTDFKLDSDKKLIGLKTKAVLNIVADNVKIEFTKQNKAFNGAYTASTTALLSSDYAYTFTKKDGKESFLLAPEVNICEIVEEPNVVLGDDLQKALDSDPDAQAMKAEYEAKKVALRKKTLCSIVKDAYTVIINNYREVAQKYPKEAFITDI is encoded by the exons ATGGCAGTTTATAGGAGCTTGATATTGCTTGCGTTTGCGAGTTGTGTACTTTCAGAAG AATCTATTTTCACTGCATGCAGTAAAAATGACATTAAATGCTTGATCAAGTCAACGGAAAGTTTTATGGCAAACACCTTCAATGGTATGCCGGACAACAATATGAAGGCTACCGACCCTTTGATCATTCCTGAGTTAAAAGTCGTAATGGACGAAGATTTGGGACTGGCTTCTGaattcaaaaacataaacataactgGACTGAAGAACCTACAGGTTACGGATTTCAA atTGGACTCGGACAAGAAATTGATTGGTTTAAAAACGAAAGCTGTTTTGAATATCGTAGCAGataatgttaaaatcgaatTTACCAAGCAAAACAAAGCTTTTAATGGTGCTTATACAGCTTCAACAA CTGCTTTGCTGAGCTCAGATTATGCCTACACTTTTACCAAAAAAGATGGTAAAGAATCCTTCCTACTCGCCCCAGAGGTGAATATTTGTGAAATCGTTGAAGAACCGAACGTGGTTCTCGGGGATGATTTACAAAAGGCTTTGGACAGTG ACCCCGATGCACAGGCTATGAAAGCTGAATACGAGGCTAAAAAGGTGGCTCTACGCAAGAAGACGTTGTGCAGTATTGTAAAAGACGCCTATACAGTCATAATTAACAACTATAGAGAAGTGGCACAGAAATACCCTAAAGAAGCTTTCATAACGGATAtctaa